One Octopus sinensis linkage group LG11, ASM634580v1, whole genome shotgun sequence genomic window carries:
- the LOC115217132 gene encoding uncharacterized protein LOC115217132 isoform X3, with protein sequence MVGVKRTPKSSKKIPKEAKEVTTKKRICKDTENEKNTECLFLKPEVNFNDSNDFKTPERKIGTGRSRLRNQIDYVRLNDPQKKDYSLIRKNAKQSISANTSVESVSVTPPESSRKRARKSSQTKNEDSHLQNVTPSPKPEKIHLSQPKSVKPPSKQLKESKNKVNSKSKTSDFGKKFLEEKSLCNTLTQQISKSRLPKSQNLFDLIQSSDNNASFSGTTICKSPCDPLEIVEKGNSSFISGEQSEISNSSGTYLRNRRKISYKFNIKESRKCVPTVTSSHVSSVSSSHVLSVTSSHATSVTSSHDLSVTSSCIPSVTSSYAPSVMSSHVPPVMSSHVPSVASSHIPSVTFSHIPNVSSSIVHFVTSSHVSTITSSHISPFTSSHVPIETASRVPLVTSSHVPIETASRVPLVTSSHVPTGTSSHVFTEVSSHIPNVTSSHISNGTSSHVFSVTPSHVPAEADSHFSTVTSPLVYAITSPIAPTETGFDHGQNKLKLDNDFTEVQMKVCPTCKDDFPVLLFEEHVLQCLKEQFQSSSHKPFDNKTKHSQISQDEILAHKLHEELNENALTTNDSPESDKILCCICKTDLTCLNSLHRTQHINTCIDQAENAKAPPDTLTQSVVICPMCGQQFKSFSLREMHFKSCGRDKFIAPGQHVIANVHGEPSRLTTNKRQPKNRKTSKSKKAPDDQLELALAMSNSLQEEQNKQEEQLSRCIQNIKKEVLKELKNQKNKQLPLLVTLSDEERQECNAGKVANIMNENFENVSLSKRHKHSSLVSTEPSNLWLKSSLTQADSSKLPFYVNSLMPPIEMDVLNVGSRLKHLSRNTESVINRNTTDSADKETDEQPVAPSQTALILAELANDDEPTNGSMHNPVEDESPNVQKETNEERSTGLLTSLSSDLCQLVNNSSFSDVQFMTADGTKVFGHKIILQIRCPNILNRVSTHLETPTVHLSEVSHDLLIVLLKYIYAGQLNIDETQANNLRMLSQELEMPELFQACEKISKTSVNHNQQSSDFYPSPLKTVDSMIDYLLESSDDDVDNRNICPENPSCDYKILDREEQPQNSQNDDQSTVTKDSAEFQNPTNSSPNVISPSSKVLEKSLNGYSGDNGSNLDYLSNVPVSSQLGSSAQLPEINCDNQPNEPQSNYNTDPLSTDKTDNNPCDVVMTLQKSPSDLTSSQNTPHPPEAEKGFVLNKNVLPSFTSTLPVSTNLTDNSNNNSDNKEQHQLNNAELIEDFSPIHFEDESFNNSPETKSNCDDIATPEKDNLHNNRENVLSLSDDLSNMSKELFSDEELETAENNKTSIQNSFHNQHEFTLSHQIVENIFPCHKENKPGISEPSFSSHEIVSLTKDSDQINNSPNVDNNVADNPVCRIIYTSRSLTSADGSNKELTVPLSLPTETNCNLGEKFGFLNSPAPVFPKTQEVKDINKNLNDDQPETFSQNQNRKRKQSSLSCSPLNRKKTKKDLETEGNSHLTLYKRSSPILDSDNSKLDTSKEVQFSPINSLNSSVNLCNESGSNEVYTVKSETSIITVFNDSYENTHQFKNESDLDISKEAYGDISEINNLQISPKQSNDAESNRESIGSASPEKNSSYENDREIYEESFFADDMNETTYGKAHFSVLNSFIQDNPDLYKKILEYEPVDFGVLKKRLGESNIKCSNKKLLEYLENQCITFILEKNKRSRKSCSPQKRKTVKENLNLEASSNLETVARVEESSEKCSLNSSFNISDELYNDEDRKTKQFDGDVTNEAETADLKKLSPNISNDFCSTKEHQVEPSEKPKKRFVFKKITAKSIICSSTGNKSVDVGNPDSLVKSFTGPSASDKKITNCENLQSNHNVTNDVWGQFSDDNFDDMVPFSPVPSHSNVNLNSSKDKLDLPPAAEQNLAPSSSHDCSYTSMMEDIKNLSCLGSELNCTLSDSFENIDLKGNPEAKFQTPANYREKEQSILSPFTPMPDYDKMTTPGLKKEMKKYGCKARPKKNMIKVLKDIFIRTHQYKSDSEHDTSRDTIKEISETNRFQVSSPEPKDPKTDKESAESISPINISSFENDGVVIYEENYIANEAEEVMSSQQANGEILFSKVNAFIQTNPDFYRKVLQYEPLDFDVLKKTLEESNIKCPANKLLEYLDNQCITFVLNKDKQTKRKPQRGTGRPRRGKKV encoded by the exons atggtaggagtgaagagaacaCCTAAATCAAGTAAGAAAATCCCTAAAGAAGCAAAAGAAGTAACTACtaaaaaaagaatatgtaaagatacagaaaacgagaaaaatactgaatgtttgtttttaaaacctGAAGTGAATTTTAATGATTCCAATGATTTTAAAACTCCTGAGAGGAAAATTGGTACCGGCAGATCTAGACTCCGTAACCAAATTGATTATGTAAGACTTAACGATCCTCAGAAAAAGGACTATTCTTTAATTAGAAAAAACGCAAAACAGAGTATATCAGCAAACACTTCCGTCGAATCTGTGAGCGTAACTCCTCCAGAAAGTTCCAGGAAACGTGCAAGAAAATCTTCCCAGACCAAAAATGAAGATTCACATTTGCAAAATGTTACCCCATCTCCGAAACCTGAAAAAATTCATTTATCTCAGCCAAAATCTGTTAAACCTCCGAGTAAGCAACTTAAGGAGAGCAAAAACAAAGTAAATTCCAAATCAAAGACCTCAGATTTTGGTAAAAAGTTTCTTGAAGAAAAGTCTTTATGTAATACCCTGACTCAACAAATTTCCAAGTCTAGATTGCCAAAAAGTCAAAATTTGTTTGATTTGATTCAAAGTTCAGATAATAATGCTTCTTTTTCTGGCACCACAATCTGCAAAAGTCCTTGTGACCCCTTGGAAATTGTGGAAAAAGGAAACTCTTCTTTCATTTCAGGTGAGCAGTCTGAAATATCTAATAGCAGCGGAACTTACTTGCGAAATAGGAGAAAAATTAGTTATAAATTCAATATCAAAGAATCCAGAAAATGTGTTCCCACTGTTACATCTTCACATGTCTCCTCTGTTTCATCTTCACATGTCCTCTCTGTTACATCTTCACATGCCACCTCTGTTACATCTTCACATGACCTCTCTGTTACATCTTCCTGTATCCCTTCTGTTACATCTTCATATGCCCCCTCTGTTATGTCTTCACATGTCCCCCCTGTTATGTCTTCACATGTCCCCTCTGTTGCATCTTCACATATCCCTTCTGTTACATTTTCACATATCCCTAATGTTTCATCTTCAATTGTCCATTTTGTTACATCTTCACATGTCTCCACTATTACATCTTCACATATTTCCCCGTTTAC ATCTTCACATGTCCCCATTGAAACAGCTTCACGTGTCCCTCTTGTTACATCTTCACATGTCCCCATTGAAACAGCTTCACGTGTCCCTCTTGTTACATCTTCACATGTCCCCACCGGAACATCTTCACATGTCTTCACTGAAGTATCTTCACACATTCCTAATGTTACATCTTCACATATCTCCAATGGGACCTCTTCACATGTCTTTTCTGTTACACCTTCACATGTCCCCGCCGAAGCAGATTCACACTTTTCTACAGTTACATCTCCCCTTGTTTATGCTATTACATCTCCAATTGCTCCCACAGAAACAGGATTTGACCATGGacaaaataaactgaaattaGACAATGATTTTACTGAAGTACAAATGAAGGTGTGTCCTACATGCAAAGATGATTTTCCTGTTCTATTATTCGAAGAGCATGTACTACAATGTCTCAAGGAACAATTTCAGTCATCCAGCCACAAGCCATttgacaataaaacaaaacacagccAAATATCCCAAGATGAAATATTAGCCCATAAGTTGCATGAAGAACTGAACGAAAATGCCTTGACAACTAACGACTCTCCAGAATCTGACAAAATCCTGTGTTGTATATGTAAAACAGATTTGACCTGCTTGAATTCATTACACAGAACTCAGCATATCAACACATGTATTGACCAGGCAGAAAATGCAAAAGCTCCCCCTGACACTCTAACACAATCTGTAGTCATTTGTCCTATGTGTGGGCAGCAGTTTAAGTCTTTTTCTTTAAGAGAGATGCATTTCAAAAGCTGTGGAAGGGATAAATTTATTGCACCTGGACAGCACGTTATTGCAAATGTCCATGGTGAACCCAGCAGATTGACCACAAACAAAAGGCAGCCAAAGAATAGAAAAACATCCAAGTCTAAAAAAGCTCCTGATGATCAGCTTGAGCTAGCGCTAGCCATGTCTAATTCTCTTcaagaagaacaaaacaaacaggaagagcAATTAAGTCGGTGTAtccagaatataaaaaaagaagttttgaaagagttaaaaaatcagaaaaacaaacaacttccGTTGTTAGTTACGTTATCGGATGAAGAGCGCCAAGAATGCAATGCCGGAAAAGTTGCTAATATTATgaacgaaaattttgaaaatgtttccTTAAGTAAAAGGCATAAACATAGTTCTTTAGTTTCAACAGAACCTTCCAATCTATGGCTAAAATCTTCGCTAACTCAGGCAgattcttcaaaacttccattctatGTGAATTCATTGATGCCCCCCATTGAAATGGATGTTTTAAATGTAGGAAGTCGATTGAAACATTTATCTAGAAACACTGAAAGTGTTATTAATCGAAATACAACTGATTCTGCTGATAAAGAAACGGATGAGCAACCAGTAGCGCCAAGCCAAACTGCTCTTATCTTAGCTGAGCTGGCCAATGACGATGAACCTACAAATGGTTCTATGCACAATCCTGTCGAAGATGAGTCACCAAATGTTCAAAAAGAAACGAATGAAGAACGTTCAACAGGTTTACTTACATCTTTAAGTTCAGACCTTTGTCAGTTAGTCAACAACTCTAGTTTTAGTGATGTTCAGTTTATGACAGCTGACGGAACTAAAGTTTTTGGACATAAAATAATTCTCCAAATCAGATGCCCCAATATTTTAAACAGAGTCTCTACTCATCTTGAGACACCCACAGTTCATCTGAGCGAAGTATCTCATGATCTGTTAATAGTGCTTCTGAAGTATATTTATGCAGGGCAGTTAAATATAGATGAAACTCAAGCAAACAACTTAAGGATGCTCTCCCAGGAGCTTGAAATGCCTGAATTATTTCAAGCCTGTGAGAAAATATCAAAAACCAGTGTAAATCATAACCAACAAAGTTCAGATTTTTATCCATCTCCTTTAAAAACAGTTGATAGTATGATTGATTATTTGCTTGAAAGCTCAGATGACGATGTTGACAACAGAAATATTTGCCCAGAAAATCCAAGCTGTGATTATAAAATATTAGATAGAGAGGAACAACCTCAAAATTCTCAGAATGACGACCAGTCTACTGTAACAAAAGATTCTGCCGAATTTCAAAATCCCACAAATTCCTCTCCAAATGTTATCTCACCTTCTTCGAAAGTTTTGGAAAAATCATTAAATGGATATTCTGGTGATAATGGAAGCAATTTGGATTATTTGTCAAATGTGCCTGTTTCTTCTCAACTTGGATCATCTGCTCAGTTACCTGAAATAAACTGTGACAATCAGCCAAACGAACCACAATCTAATTACAATACTGATCCTTTATCCACTGATAAAACTGACAATAACCCTTGTGATGTTGTGATGACACTGCAAAAGTCTCCATCCGACTTAACATCCTCACAGAACACACCTCATCCACCAGAGGCTGAAAAAGGTTTCGTGCTAAATAAAAATGTGCTTCCATCATTCACATCCACTTTGCCTGTTTCTACTAATTTAActgataacagcaataataactctGATAATAAAGAGCAACACCAATTAAATAATGCTGAATTAATTGAAGATTTTTCTCCAATTCATTTTGAGGACGAATCTTTTAACAATTCTCCTGAGACAAAATCTAATTGTGATGATATTGCAACACCCGAAAAGGACAACCTTCACAACAACAGGGAAAATGTATTAAGTTTAAGTGATGATCTGTCAAACATGTCCAAAGAATTATTTAGTGACGAAGAGCTAGAAACTGCAGAAAACAACAAGACCAGTATCCAGAATAGTTTTCATAACCAACATGAATTCACATTGTCTCATCAAATAgtggaaaatatatttccttgcCATAAAGAAAATAAACCAGGCATTTCAGAACCTAGCTTTTCTAGTCATGAAATTGTCTCCTTAACTAAAGACAGCGACCAAATAAATAATAGTCCAAATGTAGATAATAACGTTGCAGATAATCCAGTTTGTAGGATTATTTATACATCTCGGTCTTTGACGTCTGCTGATGGATCAAACAAAGAACTGACTGTTCCTCTGTCTCTTCCTACAGAGACTAATTGTAATTTAGGAGAAAAATTTGGTTTTCTAAATTCTCCTGCTCCAGTTTTTCCAAAAACACAAGAAGTCAAGGACATAAATAAAAACCTGAATGATGATCAACCAGAGACTTTTTCTCAAAaccaaaatagaaaaagaaaacaaagttctCTGTCCTGTTCACCTTTAAACAGGAAGAAAACTAAGAAGGATCTTGAAACGGAAGGGAACAGTCATTTAACTTTATATAAGAGAAGTTCTCCAATTTTAGACTCAGACAATTCAAAGTTAGATACAAGCAAAGAGGTGCAGTTTTCACCAATCAATTCATTAAATTCGTCTGTTAATTTATGTAACGAGAGTGGCAGCAATGAAGTATACACAGTAAAATCTGAAACGAGTATTATTACAGTTTTTAATGACAGCTATGAAAATACGCATCAGTTTAAAAATGAGAGTGATCTTGATATAAGTAAGGAGGCATATGGGGACATTTCTGAGATAAATAATCTGCAAATAAGCCCTAAACAATCTAATGACGCTGAGTCAAATAGGGAATCCATTGGAAGTGCGTCTCCTGAAAAGAATTCGAGTTATGAAAATGATagagaaatatatgaagaaagtTTCTTTGCTGATGATATGAATGAAACAACTTATGGGAAAGCCCATTTTAGTGTATTAAATAGTTTTATCCAGGATAATCCTGACTTGTATAAAAAAATACTTGAGTATGAGCCAGTCGATTTTGGTGTTTTGAAGAAAAGACTTGGAGAATCTAATATAAAATGCTCAAATAAAAAACTGCTTGAATATCTTGAGAATCAGTGTATAACATTTATTTTGGAGAAAAATAAACGAAGTAGAAAGTCTTGCTCACCgcagaaaagaaaaactgttaaGGAAAACCTTAACCTAGAGGCAAGTAGTAATTTAGAAACAGTGGCAAGGGTGGAGGAATCATCAGAGAAATGTTCATTAAATTCATCTTTTAATATTTCCGATGAGTTGTATAATGATGAAGACAGGAAAACTAAACAGTTTGATGGTGATGTTACCAATGAAGCTGAAACGGCAGATTTAAAGAAACTTTCCCCAAACATCTCGAATGATTTCTGTTCCACCAAAGAACACCAAGTGGAACCATCTGAAAAACCAAAGAAGAGATTTGTATTCAAAAAGATTACGGCAAAATCCATAATTTGCAGTTCAACAGGAAACAAAAGTGTGGATGTTGGAAATCCTGACTCCCTTGTGAAATCGTTTACTGGACCATCAGCTTctgataaaaaaattacaaactgtGAAAACCTTCAGTCAAATCATAATGTCACCAATGACGTCTGGGGACAATTTTCTGATGATAATTTTGATGATATGGTACCATTCTCCCCAGTACCTTCACATTCCAATGTTAATTTGAACTCCAGTAAAGATAAACTAGATTTACCTCCTGCAGCTGAACAAAACCTTGCTCCCTCTTCATCACATGATTGTTCTTACACAAGTATGATGGAAGATATAAAAAACTTGTCATGTCTGGGATCGGAATTAAATTGTACTTTATCtgattcatttgaaaatattgatCTGAAGGGTAATCCTGAAGCAAAATTTCAAACCCCAGCAAACTATCGTGAAAAAGAGCAAAGTATTCTTTCGCCCTTTACCCCAATGCCGGATTACGATAAAATGACCACACCAGGCCTGAAAAAAGAGATGAAGAAATACGGTTGCAAAGCAAGACCTAAGAAGAATATGATAAAGGTTCTTAAAGACATCTTTATCAGAACTCATCAGTATAAAAGCGATAGTGAACACGACACGAGTAGGGATACAATTAAGGAAATCTCTGAGACGAACAGATTCCAAGTAAGCTCCCCAGAACCCAAGGATCCTAAGACTGATAAAGAATCAGCTGAGAGTATATCTCCTATAAATATTTCAAGTTTTGAAAATGATGGAGTggttatatatgaagaaaattatattgcTAATGAGGCAGAAGAAGTAATGAGCAGTCAGCAGGCGAATGGAGAAATACTTTTTAGTAAAGTAAATGCTTTTATCCAAACTAATCCTGACTTCTATAGAAAAGTACTTCAGTACGAACCTCTTGATTTTGATGTTTTGAAGAAGACTCTTGAAGAGTCCAATATAAAATGCCCTGCTAATAAACTGCTGGAATATCTAGATAACCAGTGTATAACATTTGTTCTGAATAAAGATAAACAAACTAAGAGAAAACCACAAAGGGGGACTGGCAGACCGAGGAGAGGAAAGAAAGTTTGA